Within the Burkholderia mayonis genome, the region CTTTCTTCGCTGGTCGCGATGGAGCCGGAGATCACGCTCGGCCTGCATCACGAACAGCAGCATCAGGAGCTGCTCCTCACTGACATTCTGCATGCGTTCTCGCTGAATCCGCTGCTGCCCGCCTATCGGAGCGACGCGACGCCGGCCGACGACGCGCCGCGCGCGAACGGCGTCGCGCGCTGGTTGCCGCAGCAGGGCGGCATCGTCGAGATCGGTCACGACGGCCGCGGCTTTTCGTTCGACAACGAGCGGCCGCGTCATCGAACGATCCTGCCGCCGTACGAGATCGCCGACCGGCTCGTGACGAACGGCGAATACGCGGCGTTCATCGACGACGGCGGCTATTCGCATCCGGAGTGCTGGCTGTCCGACGGCTGGGCGATGGTCCAGCGCGACGGATTGAAGGCGCCGCTGTACTGGATCGCGTCCGACGGCGGCGAAGGGCTCGGCTGGCGCGAGTTCGGATTCGACGGGCTGCGGCCGCTCGTGCGCGACGCGCCCGTCTCGCACGTGAGCTTCTACGAAGCGGCCGCGTACGCGGAATGGGCGCGCGCGCGCTTGCCGACCGAAGCCGAATGGGAGGCCGCGTTCGACGCGCCGGGCATCGCTCAGATGACGGGCTGTGTGTGGCAGTGGACGCGCTCGTCGTACGACCCGTATCCGGGCTTTCGTCCGATGGCGGGCGTGGCGGCGGAATACAACGGCAAGTTCATGGTCGGGCAGCAGGTGCTGCGCGGCAGCAGCGTCGCGACGCCGCCGGGACACGCGCGCGCGACGTATCGCAACTTTTTTCCGCCGGCCGCGCGCTGGCAATTCACGGGAGTGCGTCTTGCGAGAGATATCTGAAGGGATGGAAGCCGCCGCGGGCGTGGCGATCGAAACGGCGCGCGACAGCGCGTTCGGCCGCGACCTGATCGCCGGACTGCGCCGCTCGCCGCGCAGCATCGCGCCGAAGTATTTCTACGATACGGCGGGTTCCGCGCTGTTCGATCGGATCTGCGAGCTGCCCGAATACTATCCGACGCGCACCGAGCTCGCGATCCTGAAACGTCGCGCAGCCGAGATCGCCGCGCAGATCGGCCGCGACGCGAACCTGATCGAGTTCGGCGCGGGATCGCTGTCGAAGATCCGCGTGCTGCTCGATGCGTGCGCGGCGTCGAATCCGCCCGCGCGCTATCTTCCCGTCGACATCTCGGCCGGTCATCTCGCGCACGCGGCCGCCGCGCTGCGCGACGCGTATCCGTGGCTCGACGTGCAGCCGGTCGTCGCCGATTATCTGCAGTCCGATCAAATGTGTGCGCTCGAGCGTGTGAAGGGCAGGCGCGTCGGGTGTTTTCTCGGCTCGACGATCGGCAATTTTTCGCCCGACGAGGCTTCGGCGTTCTTGCGGCGCGCCGCTTCGTTGCTGGAGGGCGGCGGCCTTCTGATCGGCGTCGATCTCGTGAAGGACGTGTCGATCCTGCACCGCGCGTACAACGACGCGGCGGGCGTGACGGCCGCGTTCAATCTGAATCTGCTCGCGCGCGCGAATGCCGAGCTGGGCGCCGATTTCGTGCTCGATGCGTGGGCGCATCGAGCGTTTTACGACGTCGAGCGTCAGCGCATCGAAATGCATCTCGTGAGCCGGCGTGCGCAGACGGTGCGCGTGGCCGGGTATGCGTTCCGGTTCGAGGCCGGCGAGACGCTGCATACGGAGAACTCGCACAAGTTCACGGTCGACGGGTTTCGCGAGCTGGCGCGCTCGGCGGGGTTTACGCCGGGGACGGTTTGGGTCGATGACGCACGGTTGTTCAGCTTGCATTGGCTCGAGCGTCGCGGGTGAGCGGATAACCGGCCGCGTCGATGCGAGGCTGGACGAATGGGCGGCGACGGCGGCGCGCATCGTCGGATGCGCGCATGCCGACATCGTCGTGGGATGAGCCGGCTTACGCTTACTTCCAGAAGACGTAATGCGCGTAATACGGCGAGCTGCCGACTTGATGCTCGGTCGAGCACGGCGTCGCGGGCGCGGCGCCGCCCATCGTATCGAGCCGCTGCACGTAGCGCACGGATGCGAGCGAGCCGTTCGCGGTCGCGTGCGTCGAGAGGAGCAATTGAGGAATGCTGCCCGCGTTCGGACTCGGCGCGTCGGCGATTTTCTCGCCGACGATGCGGCTGCCGTCCCGTGCTTCCCACGACGGGCCGGCGCCGTGCCGGATCACGGCGACGCCGGACGCGTCGTAAAGCGTGGCTTCGGGGTGCTGGAACACCCATGCGATGCGGCGGTTGCCGTCGTATTCGCAGGAATAGATTTGAAGGCCGGTGGCGGTCGTGACGAATGCTCGTTCGGCATCCTTGGGAATCAGGTTCGACGGAGGCGAGGCCGCGTCGGCGGCGACCGCGCTCGCCCATGCAGCAAGCGCGGTCGCAAACCGTAGCCGTAGCGTGACGCACCGCCGGTTTCGTCTTTGAGCGAGGCCCGTCGTGGACAGGAGGGGATGGCGATCGGATTGGGCGCTTTCGTGCACGATGACGATCCTCGTCGGAATAGGCCGGTCGAATGAAGCATAGCGGACGTCTCGTGGCATGCAAGGCGCGCACTGCGGCGCATGTCGCAAAATCGGCCTGTGCGGAGATTCGAAACCGTCGAGCGCCGCACGTCGCGAATGCCCGGTTGCATGCTGGATGGACAGTCAACGTGTGGAATCGACATGGCGTTGTCGCCCGGCCAGTTCATCGATCGGCACGCTGTCACGTGTGCTCGAGACCATGGCCGGCAAGCGCATGGCGTGCCCCTCGTCGGCAAGCGGCGGTGTGAATGCGCCCATCGCCTACACTTGATCATGGTATTCAGGTCGACCAAACGTCGCATTCGGCGAATGCATTGCATTGAACCCGGGATGCAACTCGGGCAATCGATCGGTGGCCGGCCCAGGCTGCGTCGCCGGCGACGACGCAACGGCGCGTGAACCGCATCATCGACGGCGCATCGGCGGAACAATTCAGCGGGGCGAGCCATGATCGTGAGCCAGCCAGCACGAATGGAATTGCCGGGACAAGTCGTGCTCGTATTTCAGGGCGGCGGTGCATTGGGCGCCTACCAACTCGGCGTCTATCAGGCGCTGGATGAATCCCGAATACGGCCGGATTGGGTGGTCGGTACTTCCATCGGTGCGATCAACGCAGCGTTGATCGTTGGGAATCCGCCGGAGCGCCGCTATCGACGCTTAGCGGAGTTCTGGAATCGGGTCACCGACCAGACCCGACTGGACGTGTCCGCCGCATGGCTCGGCTGGGACAAGACGCTTGCCGAACTGATGATCATCGGCGGCGGCATAGCGGGATTCTTCCTGCCCAATCCGGCTTCCTGGCTCGGGCCGTTGGCCCGATTGGGCGTGGATCGCGCGTCGTATTACCTGGCGGCTCCGCTCCGCGAAACGCTGACCTCTCTCGTCGACTTCGACCTGCTGAACGCCGGGCATCCGCGCCTGACCGTCGGCGCGGTGAACGCCTGCACGGGCGCGATGCGCTATTTTGACTCGCGCGAGCAGCGCCTGACCGTCGAGCACGTCATGAGTTCGGGGGCGCTGCCGCCCGCTTTCCCGGCAGTGCGGATCGATGGCGAGCCCTATTGGGATGGCGGCGTCTATTCCAATACGCCGGTAGAAGTGGTGCTGGACGATAACCCTCGCAAGAGTTCGGTCATCTTCTCGGTGCAGATGTGGAATCCGGCCGGCCCCGAACCGGAAAGCCTGTGGCAGGTATCGGAACGACAAAAAGACATCCAGTACGCAAGCCGCACCGACAGTCATATCGCGCGTCAGCAGCAGATACATCGTCTGCGCCATGTGATCCGCGAACTGGTCAAGCGCTTGCCCGAAGCCGAGCGTGCGACGGCCGAGATCAGGGAACTGGCCGCCTGGGGCTGCCATACCAACATGCGTCTCATCAAGCTCGCCGCGCCTCGGCTCGACGGGGATAACCAGTTGAAGGACATCGATTTCACCCCGACGGGCATCGCTGCCCGCCAGCGTGCGGGCTATGAAGAAGCGATGCGAGCCATCGCGGCGCGTCCGTGGGAGGGGGCAATGGATCCGATGGAAGGATTGACCGTCTACAGCGCGGACTGAGCCGTATCGGGGGAAAGATGCGCTTGACGCTTTGCGGCGAAAGTACGAGGCGCGGGATCGAGCGTCGGCGTCCGGCGTCCGTCGTCCGTTGCTTGTTGCTTGTTGCTTGTTGCCTGTTGCCTGTTTCGCTTTCGGAGCCGTTCCACACGCACGGCAGGGGCATTCAACGCCTTCTAGACGACCGGTCTAATCCCGCGCTATCATCCGCCCTCATGAACGCAGCAGCCACCACCGCCGACGTGCGGCAGCACATCCTCGACACCGCCAAGCCCATCATGCTCTGCAAGGGCTTCACGGGCGTCGGTCTGAACGAGATTCTGGCGGCGGCCGGCGTCCCGAAAGGGTCGTTCTACCATTATTTCGGGTCGAAAGAAGCATTCGGCGAGTCGATCCTCGAGTCGTACTTCGCCGACTACCTCGCGCATCTCGACGCACTGCTCGTGCGCGGCGCCGGCCCCGCGGCCCATCGGCTGATGCGCTATTGGAGCCAATGGCAGGACATGCAGGCGGGTAACGATCCCGAGGGCAAGTGCCTCGTCGTCAAGCTCGGCGCGGAGGTCTGCGATCTGTCGGAGGCGATGCGGGCGGCGCTCGATCGCGGCACGACGCAGATCGTCGCCCGGCTCGCCGCGTGCATCACGGCGGCGTTCGAGGACGGTTCGCTGAAGGTCGATCTCGATCCGCAGCAGACCGCCGCGACGCTTTACGAGCTGTGGGTCGGCGCGACGCTGATCGAAAAGATCCGGCGCAACGGCGAGCCGCTCGCGACCGCGATGGCGACCACCCGCCGCATCCTCGGCCTGCCAGGAGCGCGCTGAGCACGAACTTCAATGCGCGGCGGCGCGTACGACGAACGTCGCGCCGCCGCGTTTTTTACGATCATTTTCTAGACGACTGGTCTAATAGGGGCGCGCGGCATGCCGCATTTCGATGATCGCAATGCAGTGCGAATCCGGTTCGGCGAACGGATCGAAGCGGCAATGACGCGCACCCGCGCGGGCGACGAAAGTCTCGATGCGATGCCGCGCCCGTTCGATCATGGCATCACCGTCGACGTGCTCGCCGGCGATGTCGCACGACGGGCAATGCATGCGACGGCGGCGCTCGATGGCCGTACGCCGCGCAGCGACGAGACGTGACGTGACGCGACGCGACGATGAAGCTGCGCGCGACGCGGATCGCCGCGCGCGCGTTCGAGCGATTCGTAGATGCATGACCGGCGGGCCCGGGCGGGCCGCGCCGCTTGATTTCAACGCTTCAAGGAGGGCATCCAAATGAAGATTCTCGTAGTCCTGACTTCGCACGACGAACTCGGCGCGACCGGCAAGAAAACCGGTTTCTGGCTCGAGGAACTGGCCGCGCCGTACTACGCGCTGAAGGACGCGGGCGCCGAGCTGACGCTCGCGTCGCCGCGCGGCGGGCTGCCGCCCGTCGATCCGAAGAGCAGCGATCCGGCGTCGCAGAGCGATGCGACCCGCCGTTTCGACAAGGACCCCGAAGCGCAGTCCGCGCTCGCGTCGACGCGCAAGCTCGCCGACGTGTCGATCGACGATTACGACGCTGTGTTCTATCCGGGCGGTCACGGTCCGCTGTGGGATCTCGCCGAGGACCGTCATTCGATCGCGCTGATCGAGCGCGCGGTCGCGACGAACAAGCCGGTCGCGGCCGTCTGTCACGCGCCTGGCGTGCTGCGACACGTGAAGGACGCGTCCGGCGCGCCGCTCGTCAAGGGCCGCAAGGTCACGGGCTTCACGAACAGCGAGGAAGCGGCCGTCGAGCTCACCGAGGTCGTGCCGTTCCTCGTCGAAGACATGCTGAAGACGAATGGCGGTGACTATTCGCGCGCGGCCGACTGGGCGCCGCACGTCGTCGTCGACGGGCGGCTCGTCACCGGGCAGAACCCGGCGTCGTCGGAGCCCGTCGCCGAAGCGCTGCTCGAGCTGCTCGAGCAGTGACGCGCCGTGCGGGCGGCCATCCGGCGCGCCGCCCGCAGCGCATGCGCCGCGTCGCGATGCCCGTGCGCCGGCGAACGACGTCGTTGCATCGCATCCCTTCGCATCGCCGAATCACCGAATCATTTCACCGACCCGCAATACGAACACCGAAGAAGGAGTAGTAGATGGCTGCATTGTTCGAACCGCTTCAGTTGAAGGACGTCAAGCTGCGCAACCGCATCGCGGTGCCGCCGATGTGTCAGTACGTCGCCGAGGACGGCGTCGCCAACGAATGGCATCACGTGCATCTCGCGGGCGTCGCGCGCGGCGGCGCGGGGCTCGTGATCGCCGAGGCGACCGCGGTATCGCCGGAAGGCCGCATCACGCCGGGCTGCACCGGCCTCTGGAACAACGAGCAGGCGGCCGCGTTCGAACGCTCGGTCGATGCGATCAAGGCGGCGGGCGCGGTGCCCGGCATCCAGCTCGCGCATGCGGGCCGCAAGGCGAGCGCGAACCGTCCGTGGGAAGGCGACGACCACATCGCCGATGGCGATCCGCGCGGCTGGCGGACGATCGCGCCGTCGGCGGCGCCGTACGGCGCGCATCTGCCGAAGGTGCCGCGCGAGATGACGGTGGGCGACATCGCGCGCGTGAAGGCCGATTACGTCGCGGCCGCGAAGCGCGCGCTCGACGCGGGCTTCGAGTGGCTCGAGCTGCATTTCGCGCACGGCTATCTCGCGCAGAGCTTCTTCTCGGTGCATTCGAACCGCCGCACCGACGCGTACGGCGGCTCCGCGGAGAATCGCGGGCGCTTTCTCGTCGAGACGCTCGCGGCGGTGCGCGAAGTGTGGCCCGAGCGCCTGCCGCTCACCGCGCGCTTCGGGGTGATCGAGTACGACGGTCGCGACGAGGAGACGCTCGCCGAATCGATCGAGCTCGCGAAGCGCTTCAAGCAGGAAGGGCTCGATCTGCTGAGCGTGACGGTCGGCTTCTCGACGCCCGAAGCGCGGATTCCTTGGGGCCCCGCGTTTCTCGCGCCGGTCGCCGAGCGCGTGCGCCGCGAAGCGCAACTGCCCGTCGCGTCTGCTTGGGGGATCGATACGCCGGCGCTCGCGGAGCGCGTCGTCAAGGATGGGCAGCTCGATCTCGTGATGGTCGGCCGCGCACATCTCGCCGATCCGCACTGGCCGTACCGCGCGGCGCTCGAACTCGGCGTCGACCGCGCCGCGTGGACGCTGCCCGCGCCGTACGCGCATTGGCTCGAGCGCTATCGCGCGGCTTGACGGGATCGAGCGGGGATCGGGCGTGCGCGCGTCGGGCCGAGCGGCGACGATGCGTTCGCGTCGGCCGCTGCGCCATCGTCGATTCGACGATTCGTTGCCGCACGCGTGCGACACGGCGCTCGCGCTGCCGCTCGAGCGGGCGTTCACGGCACGGCGCTTCGCATTGTGGCGGCGGCGTGACCCGGCCGCGGGCGGGCGACGTCACGTCGTCCGCCCGTTTTCCTTGGGCGCCCGTGTGCGGCGTCGTCCGATATCGTCCGCCCTCGACGCTTGCCCGCCACGATGCCGCCCTGCCCGGCATGCGGCGTTTGCATCGCGCCGCGCAGTGCCTGTTCGCGATGAAGCGAGCCGCTTCCCGCAACCGAAACGAGATCTGCCGAGCCGTGTCCCGTTGATGTCGATCAACACGCGGCCCGCATCGATCGCCGACAGTCGACGGGCGAGCAACGTGCGGCCGCGTGCCGCACGAGCGCGGACGGCGGCGCGGCATTCATGACGTGAATGTGTCGATTCGCATCGACACGCCGATCTTCGCCATGCGGTCCGGCGCGCCGCCCGCACGCCATCGAACGACCGTCGAAGGAGATCCCTATGCGTCTTCAGCACAAGCGTGGCTTGATCATCGGCATTGCAAACGAAAGCAGCATCGCGTTCGGCTGCGCGAAGGTCATGCGCGAGCAGGGCGCCGAGCTTGCGATCACTTACTTGAACGCGAAGGCCGAGCCTTACGTCCGGCCGCTCGCGGAGCGCCTGGAAAGCCGGCTCGTCGCGCCGTGCGACGTGCGCGAGCCCGGTCAGCTCGAAGACGTGTTCGCGCGCATCGAGCGTGAATGGGGGCGGCTCGACTTCGTGCTGCATTCGATCGCGTATGCGCCGAAGGAAGACCTGCATCGCCGCGTGACGGACTGCTCGCAGGCGGGCTTCGCGATGGCGATGGACGTGTCGTGCCACTCGTTCATTCGCGTCGCGCGTCTTGCCGAGCCGCTGATGGCGAGCGGCGGCTGCCTGATGACCGTCACGTTCTACGGCGCCGAACGGGTGGTCGAGGACTACAACCTGATGGGGCCGGTGAAGGCGGCGCTCGAGAGCGCGGTGCGCTACCTCGCCGCGGAGCTCGGGCCGCGGCGCATTCGCGTGCACGCGTTGTCGCCCGGG harbors:
- the egtB gene encoding ergothioneine biosynthesis protein EgtB; this translates as MTKNEESTRSLASDLARGFTDVRSYSVELARPLSAEDQALQSMPDASPTKWHLAHTTWFFETVILARHARGYKLFDSRYPYLFNSYYEALGPRHARPQRGMLSRPSLDDVHRYRRHVDDALLDLLRTADLSSLVAMEPEITLGLHHEQQHQELLLTDILHAFSLNPLLPAYRSDATPADDAPRANGVARWLPQQGGIVEIGHDGRGFSFDNERPRHRTILPPYEIADRLVTNGEYAAFIDDGGYSHPECWLSDGWAMVQRDGLKAPLYWIASDGGEGLGWREFGFDGLRPLVRDAPVSHVSFYEAAAYAEWARARLPTEAEWEAAFDAPGIAQMTGCVWQWTRSSYDPYPGFRPMAGVAAEYNGKFMVGQQVLRGSSVATPPGHARATYRNFFPPAARWQFTGVRLARDI
- the egtD gene encoding L-histidine N(alpha)-methyltransferase, with amino-acid sequence MEAAAGVAIETARDSAFGRDLIAGLRRSPRSIAPKYFYDTAGSALFDRICELPEYYPTRTELAILKRRAAEIAAQIGRDANLIEFGAGSLSKIRVLLDACAASNPPARYLPVDISAGHLAHAAAALRDAYPWLDVQPVVADYLQSDQMCALERVKGRRVGCFLGSTIGNFSPDEASAFLRRAASLLEGGGLLIGVDLVKDVSILHRAYNDAAGVTAAFNLNLLARANAELGADFVLDAWAHRAFYDVERQRIEMHLVSRRAQTVRVAGYAFRFEAGETLHTENSHKFTVDGFRELARSAGFTPGTVWVDDARLFSLHWLERRG
- a CDS encoding DUF3455 domain-containing protein, translated to MIPKDAERAFVTTATGLQIYSCEYDGNRRIAWVFQHPEATLYDASGVAVIRHGAGPSWEARDGSRIVGEKIADAPSPNAGSIPQLLLSTHATANGSLASVRYVQRLDTMGGAAPATPCSTEHQVGSSPYYAHYVFWK
- a CDS encoding patatin-like phospholipase family protein, whose product is MIVSQPARMELPGQVVLVFQGGGALGAYQLGVYQALDESRIRPDWVVGTSIGAINAALIVGNPPERRYRRLAEFWNRVTDQTRLDVSAAWLGWDKTLAELMIIGGGIAGFFLPNPASWLGPLARLGVDRASYYLAAPLRETLTSLVDFDLLNAGHPRLTVGAVNACTGAMRYFDSREQRLTVEHVMSSGALPPAFPAVRIDGEPYWDGGVYSNTPVEVVLDDNPRKSSVIFSVQMWNPAGPEPESLWQVSERQKDIQYASRTDSHIARQQQIHRLRHVIRELVKRLPEAERATAEIRELAAWGCHTNMRLIKLAAPRLDGDNQLKDIDFTPTGIAARQRAGYEEAMRAIAARPWEGAMDPMEGLTVYSAD
- a CDS encoding TetR/AcrR family transcriptional regulator, whose protein sequence is MNAAATTADVRQHILDTAKPIMLCKGFTGVGLNEILAAAGVPKGSFYHYFGSKEAFGESILESYFADYLAHLDALLVRGAGPAAHRLMRYWSQWQDMQAGNDPEGKCLVVKLGAEVCDLSEAMRAALDRGTTQIVARLAACITAAFEDGSLKVDLDPQQTAATLYELWVGATLIEKIRRNGEPLATAMATTRRILGLPGAR
- a CDS encoding type 1 glutamine amidotransferase domain-containing protein produces the protein MKILVVLTSHDELGATGKKTGFWLEELAAPYYALKDAGAELTLASPRGGLPPVDPKSSDPASQSDATRRFDKDPEAQSALASTRKLADVSIDDYDAVFYPGGHGPLWDLAEDRHSIALIERAVATNKPVAAVCHAPGVLRHVKDASGAPLVKGRKVTGFTNSEEAAVELTEVVPFLVEDMLKTNGGDYSRAADWAPHVVVDGRLVTGQNPASSEPVAEALLELLEQ
- a CDS encoding NADH:flavin oxidoreductase/NADH oxidase, which codes for MAALFEPLQLKDVKLRNRIAVPPMCQYVAEDGVANEWHHVHLAGVARGGAGLVIAEATAVSPEGRITPGCTGLWNNEQAAAFERSVDAIKAAGAVPGIQLAHAGRKASANRPWEGDDHIADGDPRGWRTIAPSAAPYGAHLPKVPREMTVGDIARVKADYVAAAKRALDAGFEWLELHFAHGYLAQSFFSVHSNRRTDAYGGSAENRGRFLVETLAAVREVWPERLPLTARFGVIEYDGRDEETLAESIELAKRFKQEGLDLLSVTVGFSTPEARIPWGPAFLAPVAERVRREAQLPVASAWGIDTPALAERVVKDGQLDLVMVGRAHLADPHWPYRAALELGVDRAAWTLPAPYAHWLERYRAA
- the fabI gene encoding enoyl-ACP reductase FabI, translating into MRLQHKRGLIIGIANESSIAFGCAKVMREQGAELAITYLNAKAEPYVRPLAERLESRLVAPCDVREPGQLEDVFARIEREWGRLDFVLHSIAYAPKEDLHRRVTDCSQAGFAMAMDVSCHSFIRVARLAEPLMASGGCLMTVTFYGAERVVEDYNLMGPVKAALESAVRYLAAELGPRRIRVHALSPGPLKTRAASGIDRFDALLERVRARTPGHRLVDIDDVGHVAAFLASDDAAALTGNVEYVDGGYHVVG